A portion of the Streptomyces platensis genome contains these proteins:
- a CDS encoding DHA2 family efflux MFS transporter permease subunit, producing MNQRTEAAVTGAAEPGIHHPPDPAPPSRLAILGLLLGIILATLDGTVVGTALPVIVGDLGGISHLSWVVTAYLLTTAVATPIWGKLGDLYGRKGSYLASIALFLVSSVLCGLAQDMGQLIAFRALQGLGAGGLFVGALALLGTLLPPAQAGRSQSMIGVLLPMAMIGGPLLGGFLTDQLDWRWVFYVNVPVGAAALLIVGHRIRLPAVRTRARIDYRGAALLTTGILALTLIGTLGGTAYGWASPQIAGLAALSVAALGWFVRVERRAPEPLIPPRLFRDRNFTLAQVLSFLVGAAMLAAASYLPQYMQFVRGVSSTESGLLLLPLMLGMMGAQLFIGRAVGNGGGYRGYPLAGGAVATAGALALLMVGADTPTAVTSALTLVLGVGLGCLMQPSMLLTMNSAEPRDMGAASGTTTLLRTIGGSLGVAVLGSVYTSRMTATLTDRLGRTGERLAGGRDLTPAVLRALPEPVRDAVRAGVTGGLHGVMLGTAALCAVTFAAACLIREVPLRTTSGAAADQ from the coding sequence ATGAATCAGCGGACGGAAGCAGCCGTGACCGGGGCCGCGGAGCCCGGTATCCACCACCCGCCGGACCCGGCGCCGCCCTCGCGTCTCGCCATCCTGGGGCTGCTGCTCGGCATCATCCTGGCGACCCTCGACGGCACGGTCGTCGGCACCGCACTGCCGGTCATCGTCGGTGACCTGGGCGGCATCAGCCACCTCTCCTGGGTGGTGACGGCCTACCTGCTCACCACCGCCGTCGCCACCCCGATCTGGGGCAAGCTCGGCGACCTCTACGGCCGCAAGGGCAGCTATCTGGCCTCGATCGCGCTCTTCCTCGTCAGCTCGGTGCTCTGCGGCCTCGCCCAGGACATGGGGCAGTTGATCGCGTTCCGCGCGCTTCAAGGGCTCGGCGCCGGCGGCCTCTTCGTGGGCGCGCTCGCCCTGCTCGGGACGCTCCTGCCGCCCGCGCAGGCGGGGCGCTCGCAGTCGATGATCGGAGTGCTGCTGCCGATGGCCATGATCGGTGGCCCGCTGCTCGGCGGCTTCCTCACCGACCAGCTGGACTGGCGCTGGGTCTTCTACGTCAACGTGCCCGTCGGCGCCGCCGCACTCCTGATCGTCGGGCACCGCATCCGGCTGCCCGCCGTGCGCACCAGGGCCCGCATCGACTACAGGGGCGCCGCACTCCTGACCACCGGCATCCTGGCGCTCACCCTGATCGGGACCCTGGGCGGCACGGCGTACGGCTGGGCCTCACCGCAGATCGCGGGGCTCGCCGCGCTCTCGGTGGCCGCACTCGGCTGGTTCGTCCGTGTGGAGCGGCGGGCGCCCGAACCCCTCATCCCGCCGCGGCTGTTCCGCGACCGCAACTTCACCCTCGCCCAGGTGCTGAGCTTCCTGGTGGGCGCGGCGATGCTGGCCGCGGCGAGCTATCTGCCGCAGTACATGCAGTTCGTACGGGGCGTGTCGTCGACGGAGAGCGGGCTGCTGCTGCTCCCGCTGATGCTCGGCATGATGGGCGCGCAGCTGTTCATCGGGCGGGCGGTCGGCAACGGCGGCGGGTACCGCGGGTACCCGCTCGCGGGCGGCGCGGTCGCCACGGCGGGTGCCCTGGCTCTGCTCATGGTCGGCGCGGACACGCCCACGGCCGTGACCTCCGCGCTGACGCTCGTCCTCGGTGTGGGCCTCGGCTGCCTGATGCAGCCCTCGATGCTCCTCACGATGAACAGCGCGGAACCCCGCGACATGGGCGCGGCCAGCGGCACCACCACGCTCCTGCGCACCATCGGCGGCTCGCTCGGTGTCGCGGTGCTCGGCTCCGTCTACACCAGCCGCATGACCGCCACCCTCACGGACCGGCTCGGCCGGACCGGCGAACGCCTCGCCGGCGGCCGCGACCTGACGCCCGCGGTGCTGCGCGCCCTGCCCGAGCCGGTACGGGACGCCGTCCGGGCCGGGGTCACCGGCGGCCTGCACGGCGTCATGCTCGGCACCGCCGCGCTGTGCGCCGTCACCTTCGCGGCCGCCTGCCTGATCCGCGAGGTACCGCTGCGGACGACTTCGGGGGCGGCGGCGGACCAGTGA
- a CDS encoding TetR/AcrR family transcriptional regulator yields MTTARQSPGEARPGGRTARTRQAVLAAVFQELDEGGFAGLTMEKVAQRSGIHVATLYRRWRCIEGLVCELLTELSSDVPLPDTGSLPEDLRALARSVAAFFGEVRMRALIEAVVSAAARDPQAAAVLRSFFGERLTLAGQMVRRAVDRGELPADTDPEEVMSALGAPFYYRILIARRPVDRRLAESAATAVWAAARAGAYGTKGGCDVAGDTSPGGDAADGTAPGAGVPSNDTSPGGS; encoded by the coding sequence GTGACGACAGCGCGCCAATCCCCGGGCGAGGCCCGGCCCGGGGGGCGGACGGCCCGTACCCGCCAGGCCGTACTGGCCGCCGTTTTCCAGGAGTTGGACGAGGGCGGCTTCGCCGGGCTGACCATGGAGAAGGTCGCGCAGCGCTCCGGGATTCATGTGGCGACGCTCTATCGCCGCTGGCGCTGCATCGAGGGCCTGGTGTGCGAGCTGCTGACCGAGCTGAGCTCCGATGTGCCGCTGCCGGACACCGGCAGCCTGCCCGAGGACTTGCGGGCGCTGGCCCGGTCGGTGGCCGCCTTCTTCGGTGAGGTGCGGATGAGGGCGCTGATCGAGGCTGTGGTCTCCGCCGCGGCGCGCGACCCGCAGGCGGCGGCCGTGCTGCGGTCCTTCTTCGGCGAACGGCTGACGCTGGCCGGCCAGATGGTGCGGCGGGCCGTCGACCGCGGCGAACTGCCCGCGGACACCGACCCGGAGGAAGTGATGTCGGCGCTCGGCGCGCCGTTCTACTACCGGATCCTGATCGCCCGCCGGCCCGTCGACCGGCGCCTCGCCGAGTCCGCCGCCACCGCTGTCTGGGCGGCGGCCCGCGCGGGCGCCTACGGGACGAAGGGCGGCTGCGACGTCGCCGGCGACACGTCCCCCGGTGGCGACGCCGCCGACGGCACGGCCCCCGGCGCGGGCGTCCCGTCCAACGACACGTCCCCCGGCGGCAGTTGA
- a CDS encoding aminopeptidase P family protein produces MTDELTPETPDEDEQPIKQRKNGLYPGVSDELAENMKSGWADTELHGLEPIEQAPNAARRRAALSARFPGERLVIPAGNLKTRSNDTEYQFRASTEYVYLTGDQTDDSVLVLEPTGDAHEATLYRLPRSNRENGEFWLNGMGELWVGRRHSLQEAEALLGVPCKDVRELADALKEATGPVRVVRGHDAGIEAALTDKVTAERDEELRVYLSEARAVKDEFEIGELQKAVDSTVRGFEDVVKVLDKAEATSERYIEGTFFLRARVEGNDIGYGSICAAGPHATTLHWVRNDGAVRSGELLLLDAGVETHTLYTADVTRTLPINGRYTDLQRKIYDAVYEAQEAGIAAVKPGAAYRDFHDAAQRVLAEKLVEWGLVEGPVERVLELGLQRRWTLHGTGHMLGLDVHDCAAARTEHYVNGTLEPGMVLTVEPGLYFQADDLTVPEEYRGIGVRIEDDLLVTADGNRNLSAGLPRRSDEVEAWMAGLIGGGK; encoded by the coding sequence GTGACCGACGAGCTCACTCCGGAGACCCCGGACGAGGACGAGCAGCCGATCAAGCAGCGCAAGAACGGCCTTTACCCGGGCGTCTCGGACGAGCTCGCGGAGAACATGAAGAGCGGCTGGGCCGACACCGAGCTGCACGGTCTGGAGCCGATCGAGCAGGCCCCGAACGCCGCCCGGCGCCGGGCCGCGCTGTCCGCGCGCTTCCCCGGTGAGCGGCTGGTGATCCCGGCGGGCAATCTGAAGACCCGCTCCAACGACACCGAGTACCAGTTCCGCGCCTCGACGGAGTACGTCTACCTCACCGGCGACCAGACCGACGACAGCGTCCTGGTCCTGGAGCCGACGGGCGACGCGCACGAGGCGACGCTCTACCGGCTGCCCCGCTCCAACCGTGAGAACGGCGAGTTCTGGCTCAACGGCATGGGCGAGCTGTGGGTCGGCCGCCGCCACAGCCTCCAGGAGGCCGAGGCGCTGCTCGGCGTCCCCTGCAAGGACGTCCGCGAGCTGGCCGACGCGCTCAAGGAGGCCACCGGCCCGGTCCGTGTGGTGCGCGGCCATGACGCCGGTATCGAGGCCGCGCTGACCGACAAGGTCACCGCCGAGCGGGACGAGGAGCTGCGCGTCTACCTCTCCGAAGCGCGCGCGGTGAAGGACGAGTTCGAGATCGGCGAGCTCCAGAAGGCCGTCGACTCGACGGTGCGCGGCTTCGAGGACGTCGTGAAGGTCCTGGACAAGGCCGAGGCGACCAGCGAGCGCTACATCGAGGGAACGTTCTTCCTCCGCGCCCGCGTCGAGGGCAACGACATCGGCTACGGCTCGATCTGCGCCGCCGGCCCGCACGCCACCACCCTGCACTGGGTCCGCAACGACGGCGCGGTCCGCTCCGGCGAACTGCTCCTGCTGGACGCCGGTGTGGAGACCCACACCCTGTACACCGCGGACGTCACCCGCACCCTGCCGATCAACGGCCGCTACACCGACCTCCAGCGCAAGATCTACGACGCGGTGTACGAGGCCCAGGAGGCGGGCATCGCGGCGGTCAAGCCGGGCGCGGCCTACCGCGACTTCCACGACGCGGCGCAGCGGGTGCTCGCCGAGAAGCTGGTCGAGTGGGGCCTGGTCGAGGGCCCGGTCGAGCGGGTGCTGGAGCTGGGCCTCCAGCGCCGCTGGACCCTGCACGGCACCGGCCACATGCTCGGCCTCGACGTCCACGACTGTGCCGCGGCCCGCACCGAGCACTATGTCAACGGCACGCTGGAGCCCGGCATGGTGCTGACCGTCGAGCCCGGACTGTACTTCCAGGCGGACGATCTGACGGTGCCCGAGGAGTACCGGGGCATCGGTGTCCGCATCGAGGACGACCTCCTCGTGACGGCCGACGGCAACCGGAACCTGTCGGCCGGCCTGCCGCGGCGGTCGGACGAGGTCGAGGCCTGGATGGCCGGGCTGATCGGCGGCGGCAAGTAG
- a CDS encoding PP2C family protein-serine/threonine phosphatase → MTAPHVPKVAGFEPSLPAPTHTVDARVGKASADPTAGPPSDGSPPTPEGALRDPALDTTSDAAPGDAPDVSVVDHLAAVQDRLAGWISDLSTLHELTGQLARTRTVEDALHELLRAGASLVGARRGLVVLAPADGFGPETTVGLGLGHAEIGTIETIPRRALAYARILDGLPEPGATGDDTRTGPLDDTRHPAGDAGRPPGARGAAAGPCTEISEPDIPGEKDLDPRLREVAARLGYAASYAVPLTADPIGRTGAAVWLYDEPAAPTERQRHLIGLYRAHAAEHLARLLELHRTRQAVRILREELLPHRLPRVPGVRLAVRHSSGPRGGGDWYDALPLPDGALGLAIGSVTGSGPSAVAAMGRLRASLRAYAVMEGEDPVAVLSDLELLLRLTEPARSATALFAFTEPPPGAPGGPPAPPMPGGIPDPFARKIVLAGAGHCPPLILGDLRTEYVETSLSAPLGMLACWEAPSVEIEPAGGETLLLYSDGLLHRTGEPMDRAFTRLHAAAAGVPRAARHDPEAVVDHIVRTMLPQGLDDPLSEEDVVLLAAYFEE, encoded by the coding sequence ATGACCGCCCCGCACGTACCGAAAGTGGCTGGATTCGAACCATCTCTTCCCGCCCCCACGCACACTGTCGACGCGCGCGTGGGGAAAGCCTCTGCGGACCCCACCGCCGGCCCCCCGTCCGACGGCTCGCCCCCCACCCCTGAGGGCGCCCTGCGGGACCCCGCACTCGACACCACGTCAGACGCCGCCCCCGGCGACGCCCCCGACGTCTCCGTCGTCGACCACCTCGCTGCCGTGCAGGACCGGCTGGCCGGCTGGATCTCCGACCTCAGCACCCTGCACGAGCTGACCGGACAGCTCGCGCGCACCCGCACGGTGGAGGACGCCCTCCACGAGCTGCTGCGCGCCGGCGCCTCCCTGGTCGGGGCGCGGCGCGGGCTGGTCGTCCTCGCCCCGGCGGACGGTTTCGGCCCGGAGACCACGGTCGGCCTCGGCCTCGGCCACGCCGAGATCGGCACCATCGAGACCATCCCGCGCCGCGCCCTGGCGTACGCGCGGATACTGGACGGCCTCCCGGAGCCGGGCGCCACCGGCGACGACACCCGGACCGGACCGCTCGACGACACCCGGCACCCGGCGGGCGACGCGGGCCGTCCCCCCGGGGCCCGCGGCGCGGCGGCCGGACCGTGCACCGAGATCTCCGAACCCGACATCCCAGGTGAGAAGGACCTCGACCCGCGCCTGCGCGAGGTCGCGGCCCGGCTCGGATACGCCGCCAGCTACGCGGTGCCGCTCACCGCCGACCCCATCGGCCGGACCGGCGCCGCGGTCTGGCTCTACGACGAACCGGCCGCGCCCACCGAACGGCAGCGCCATCTCATCGGCCTCTACCGGGCGCACGCCGCCGAACACCTCGCCCGCCTCCTGGAGCTGCACCGCACCCGGCAGGCCGTCCGGATCCTGCGCGAGGAGCTGCTGCCGCACCGGCTGCCGCGGGTCCCCGGCGTCCGCCTCGCGGTGCGGCACAGCAGCGGGCCGCGCGGGGGCGGCGACTGGTACGACGCGCTGCCGCTGCCGGACGGCGCGCTGGGACTGGCCATCGGTTCGGTGACCGGCTCCGGGCCGAGCGCGGTGGCGGCCATGGGGCGGCTGCGGGCGTCCCTGCGTGCCTACGCCGTCATGGAGGGCGAGGATCCGGTCGCGGTCCTCTCCGACCTCGAACTGCTGCTGCGGCTGACCGAGCCGGCCCGCAGCGCCACCGCGCTGTTCGCCTTCACCGAGCCGCCGCCCGGCGCGCCGGGCGGGCCGCCCGCACCCCCGATGCCGGGCGGTATCCCCGACCCCTTCGCCCGCAAGATCGTGCTGGCCGGGGCCGGCCACTGCCCGCCGCTGATCCTCGGCGATCTGCGGACCGAGTACGTGGAGACCTCGCTGTCCGCGCCGCTGGGCATGCTGGCCTGCTGGGAAGCGCCGAGCGTGGAGATCGAACCGGCCGGCGGCGAGACCCTGCTGCTCTACAGCGACGGGCTGCTGCACCGCACCGGTGAGCCCATGGACCGCGCCTTCACCCGGCTGCACGCGGCCGCCGCGGGCGTCCCCAGGGCCGCCCGGCACGATCCCGAGGCGGTCGTCGACCACATCGTGCGCACGATGCTGCCGCAGGGTCTGGACGACCCGCTGTCGGAGGAGGACGTCGTGCTGCTCGCGGCGTACTTCGAGGAGTAG
- a CDS encoding bifunctional DNA primase/polymerase yields the protein MREILGRRRKLLFRRGGRSALLGAALHCATEWQWPVLPGVGIRPAGRQAAGARLGLGERTGRRCSCPDPDCVVPGAHPFDPGLMAATTDARMVRWWWTNRPDAPIVLATGGRAPCAVSLPAVAGARALAALDRFGVRLGPVVATPTRWSLLVSPYDLAELGELLHSQDWVPSSLRFHGEGGYLVLPPSQIGAGRVRWERPPASPKLSTSFQQGGPPSSAAPWLPKVSTIVDALVMASTSTPDGGSRLAY from the coding sequence ATGCGCGAGATCCTCGGAAGGCGACGCAAGCTCCTGTTCCGGCGCGGCGGAAGGTCGGCGCTGCTCGGTGCGGCGCTCCACTGCGCCACCGAGTGGCAGTGGCCCGTACTTCCCGGTGTGGGGATCAGGCCCGCCGGCCGGCAGGCGGCCGGCGCCCGGCTCGGCCTCGGCGAGCGGACCGGCCGCCGGTGCAGCTGCCCCGACCCCGATTGTGTGGTGCCCGGCGCGCACCCCTTCGACCCCGGCCTGATGGCCGCCACGACCGATGCCCGGATGGTGCGTTGGTGGTGGACGAACCGCCCCGATGCCCCGATCGTGCTGGCCACCGGCGGCCGCGCGCCCTGCGCGGTGAGCCTGCCCGCCGTCGCCGGCGCCCGCGCCCTGGCGGCCCTGGACCGCTTCGGCGTACGCCTCGGCCCCGTGGTGGCCACGCCCACCCGCTGGTCCCTGCTCGTATCGCCGTACGACCTCGCGGAGTTGGGCGAGCTGCTGCACTCCCAGGACTGGGTGCCCAGCTCGCTGCGGTTCCACGGCGAGGGCGGCTATCTGGTGCTCCCGCCCTCCCAGATCGGCGCGGGCCGGGTCCGCTGGGAGCGGCCGCCGGCCTCCCCCAAGCTCTCGACTTCGTTCCAGCAGGGGGGACCCCCATCCTCGGCCGCGCCCTGGCTGCCGAAGGTGAGCACGATCGTGGACGCCCTGGTCATGGCGAGCACCAGCACTCCCGACGGCGGCAGCCGGCTCGCGTACTGA
- a CDS encoding DUF5926 family protein: protein MAKKRRPQPQAAASQIKDGEVPVVGAREPCPCGSGRRYKACHGRQAAHAATELVQRPFEGLPGEPDWVALRELVPAATAELTLKAGLPEGVPSVTLATVLPMAWPALRRDNGAVMLGLQNDTASGDLSRDLADTLQRALVAEPGTPVAAGRPAPDGPRLQDLLDPDAAFEPAVHTGFEFWMENAENATGEVAASLERANAAAIPTARIPGLEGAYWCEAPEKNHLRWVTGYPEERLLDALARLHAAGASSLGEGTRLVGSFRAHGLVVPVWDLPSSMSAEDVAKPAEAFAERLAEALATDAPLTPEERRARGGLTNRQVTLS, encoded by the coding sequence ATGGCCAAGAAGCGCCGTCCCCAGCCCCAGGCCGCAGCATCGCAGATCAAGGACGGCGAGGTGCCGGTCGTCGGCGCCCGTGAGCCCTGCCCGTGCGGCTCCGGCCGCCGGTACAAGGCCTGTCACGGGCGTCAGGCGGCCCATGCCGCCACCGAGCTGGTGCAGCGCCCCTTCGAGGGCCTGCCCGGTGAGCCCGACTGGGTGGCACTGCGCGAGCTGGTGCCCGCCGCCACCGCCGAGTTGACGCTGAAGGCCGGGCTGCCCGAGGGCGTCCCGTCCGTGACGCTGGCGACCGTGCTGCCGATGGCCTGGCCCGCGCTGCGCCGCGACAACGGCGCGGTGATGCTCGGCCTCCAGAACGACACCGCCTCCGGCGACCTCAGCCGCGACCTCGCCGACACCCTCCAGCGCGCGCTGGTCGCCGAGCCCGGCACCCCGGTCGCCGCCGGCCGCCCGGCCCCCGACGGTCCGCGGCTACAGGATCTGCTCGACCCGGACGCGGCCTTCGAACCGGCCGTCCACACCGGCTTCGAGTTCTGGATGGAGAACGCCGAGAACGCCACCGGCGAGGTCGCCGCCTCCCTGGAGCGGGCCAACGCGGCGGCCATTCCCACCGCCCGGATCCCCGGCCTGGAGGGTGCGTACTGGTGCGAGGCCCCGGAGAAGAACCACCTGCGCTGGGTCACCGGGTACCCCGAGGAGCGGCTGCTGGACGCGCTCGCCCGGCTGCACGCCGCGGGCGCCTCCTCGCTCGGTGAAGGCACCCGGCTGGTGGGTTCCTTCCGCGCCCACGGCCTGGTCGTGCCGGTCTGGGACCTGCCGTCGTCGATGAGCGCCGAGGACGTCGCCAAGCCGGCCGAGGCGTTCGCCGAGCGGCTGGCCGAGGCGCTCGCGACGGACGCCCCGCTGACCCCCGAGGAGCGCCGGGCGCGCGGCGGGCTCACCAACCGCCAGGTCACCCTGAGCTGA
- a CDS encoding ATP-binding protein produces MRHHVPLGRFPVQSIGASIPWRGAKEVSGVALVVAQEVPASSIMAVPHGPVGVGMARRRMREELLASGVQDTVVDDAVLILSELLSNSCRHARPIYENGSPGSATTEPHEAPVASVRASWRIDAQGRLTVAVTDGGGPTRPLPATPSVTARGGRGLAIIRSLAKDWGVHDTVVGEVTVWAALSLQGAFATRVELTPDLPPSLTTGAGLSTRLPLPGFPDFDELP; encoded by the coding sequence ATGCGTCACCATGTGCCGCTTGGCCGGTTTCCGGTCCAGTCCATTGGGGCATCCATCCCGTGGCGTGGGGCAAAGGAGGTCTCGGGGGTGGCGTTGGTGGTGGCACAAGAGGTGCCGGCGTCGTCGATCATGGCCGTACCCCATGGTCCTGTGGGTGTCGGCATGGCCAGGCGGCGCATGCGAGAAGAGCTGTTGGCAAGTGGAGTTCAGGACACAGTCGTCGATGACGCGGTCCTCATTCTTTCGGAGCTGCTGAGCAATTCGTGTCGCCATGCGCGTCCGATATACGAAAACGGATCACCGGGTTCCGCAACGACCGAGCCACACGAGGCTCCGGTGGCCTCCGTCCGCGCGTCCTGGCGTATCGACGCGCAGGGCAGACTGACCGTCGCGGTCACGGACGGCGGCGGCCCGACCCGGCCACTTCCGGCCACTCCCTCGGTCACGGCGCGCGGCGGCCGCGGGCTGGCGATCATCCGCTCGCTCGCCAAGGACTGGGGCGTCCACGACACCGTCGTCGGCGAAGTCACGGTCTGGGCGGCCCTCTCCTTGCAAGGCGCATTCGCTACGCGCGTGGAACTGACGCCCGATCTGCCGCCCTCGCTCACCACGGGAGCCGGGTTGAGCACGAGGCTGCCGCTGCCGGGCTTCCCGGACTTCGACGAACTGCCATAG
- a CDS encoding glycerophosphodiester phosphodiesterase has product MTYARPAQDARPGRPAISVIAHRGASEDAPEHTLAAYRKAIEDGADALECDVRLTADGHLVCVHDRRVNRTSNGRGSVSALELADLAMLDFGSWKGDGSANDGFANEAPDRQHEDPERTSVLTLERLLELVADADRRVELAIETKHPTRWAGQVEERLVELLTRFGHTNPAMRPDWTPSVRVMSFSARSLHRVRAAAPCIPGVYLMQFLTPRHRDGRLPPGVGIAGPGIRILRSHPDYVAKAHRAGHRVHVWTVNDTADVELCQELGVDAVITNRPKQVRIQLGLG; this is encoded by the coding sequence GTGACCTATGCACGCCCTGCTCAGGACGCCCGTCCGGGCCGTCCCGCCATTTCCGTCATCGCCCATCGCGGCGCCTCGGAGGACGCCCCGGAACACACCCTCGCGGCTTACCGCAAGGCGATCGAGGACGGGGCGGACGCCCTGGAGTGCGATGTCCGGCTGACCGCGGACGGGCATCTGGTCTGCGTGCACGACCGACGGGTGAACCGCACGTCCAACGGGCGCGGCTCGGTCTCCGCCCTGGAGCTCGCCGACCTGGCCATGCTCGACTTCGGCTCCTGGAAGGGCGACGGCTCCGCGAACGACGGGTTCGCGAACGAGGCGCCGGACCGGCAGCACGAGGACCCCGAGCGGACCTCCGTCCTCACACTGGAGCGGCTGCTGGAGCTGGTCGCCGATGCGGACCGCCGGGTCGAGCTGGCCATCGAGACCAAACACCCGACGCGCTGGGCCGGACAGGTGGAGGAGCGGCTGGTCGAGCTGCTGACCCGGTTCGGGCACACGAATCCGGCCATGCGCCCCGACTGGACGCCCTCGGTCCGGGTCATGAGTTTCTCGGCGCGCTCACTGCACCGCGTACGGGCCGCGGCGCCCTGCATCCCCGGCGTCTACCTGATGCAATTCCTCACGCCGCGGCACCGCGACGGCCGGCTCCCGCCCGGCGTCGGCATCGCGGGCCCGGGGATACGCATCCTCCGCTCGCACCCCGACTACGTCGCCAAGGCGCATCGCGCGGGCCACCGCGTCCACGTCTGGACCGTCAATGACACCGCCGATGTCGAGCTGTGCCAGGAGTTGGGGGTGGATGCGGTGATTACGAATCGCCCCAAGCAGGTACGAATCCAACTCGGCCTTGGGTAG
- a CDS encoding S1C family serine protease, producing the protein MSTENEGAAVPSEAKPPTGPQPDSAPASASGAQAPDAPYAPPPPGFAPTAGSAPGAGHPPQPGFGHPGDAPTTEQTTQLPPYPGPGQGTPGAGGGWGQQPPYGGDPWGVGSPAPKRRNGGLIAAVLVAALVAGGVGGGIGFWAAGQNDNASTTVSASGDPGALNRKPTSVSGIAQKALPSVVTIEAQGATGEGGTGTGFIYDKQGHILTNNHVVASAAGGGKLTATFSNGKKYDAEVVGNAKGYDVAVIKLKNASGAPLNPLPLGKSSNVQVGDATIAIGAPFGLSGTVTTGIISAKDRPVASSDGGGNSASYMSALQTDASINPGNSGGPLMDAAGNVIGINSAIQSAGNGGGLGGESQQSGSIGLGFAIPIDQAKRVAQDLIRTGKPVYPQIGVQVGMRESGDGATIAQTGNNGSKAVTPNGPADKAGLRPGDTITKLDDTVVDSGPTLISEIWQHKPGDDVTLTYKRDGKEHTAHVTLGQRTGDK; encoded by the coding sequence GTGAGCACCGAGAACGAGGGAGCCGCCGTCCCGTCGGAGGCCAAGCCGCCGACCGGGCCGCAGCCGGACAGCGCCCCCGCGTCCGCCTCCGGCGCCCAGGCTCCCGACGCCCCGTACGCACCGCCCCCGCCGGGCTTCGCCCCGACCGCCGGCTCGGCCCCGGGCGCCGGACACCCTCCGCAGCCCGGCTTCGGCCACCCCGGCGACGCCCCCACGACGGAGCAGACCACCCAGCTCCCGCCGTACCCCGGCCCTGGCCAGGGCACTCCCGGCGCGGGCGGCGGCTGGGGCCAGCAGCCCCCGTACGGCGGCGACCCCTGGGGCGTCGGCAGCCCCGCGCCCAAGCGGCGTAACGGCGGCCTGATCGCGGCCGTCCTGGTGGCCGCGCTGGTGGCCGGCGGTGTCGGCGGCGGCATCGGCTTCTGGGCCGCGGGCCAGAACGACAACGCCTCGACGACGGTCTCCGCGTCCGGCGACCCCGGGGCGCTGAACCGCAAGCCCACCTCCGTCTCCGGGATAGCGCAGAAGGCGCTGCCGAGCGTCGTGACGATCGAGGCGCAGGGTGCCACCGGTGAGGGCGGCACCGGCACCGGCTTCATCTACGACAAGCAGGGCCACATCCTCACCAACAACCACGTCGTCGCCAGCGCGGCCGGCGGCGGCAAGCTCACCGCGACGTTCTCCAACGGCAAGAAGTACGACGCCGAGGTCGTCGGCAACGCCAAGGGTTACGACGTCGCCGTGATCAAGCTGAAGAACGCCTCCGGCGCCCCGCTCAACCCGCTCCCGCTCGGCAAGTCCTCCAACGTCCAGGTCGGCGACGCCACCATCGCCATCGGCGCCCCCTTCGGCCTGTCCGGCACGGTCACCACCGGCATCATCAGCGCCAAGGACCGCCCGGTGGCCTCCAGCGACGGCGGCGGCAACAGCGCCTCGTACATGAGCGCCCTCCAGACCGACGCCTCGATAAACCCCGGCAACTCCGGCGGCCCGCTGATGGACGCCGCCGGCAATGTCATCGGCATCAACTCCGCGATCCAGTCGGCGGGCAACGGCGGCGGCCTGGGCGGCGAGTCCCAGCAGTCCGGCAGCATCGGCCTGGGCTTCGCGATCCCCATCGACCAGGCCAAGCGGGTCGCCCAGGACCTGATCCGGACCGGTAAGCCGGTCTACCCCCAGATCGGCGTCCAGGTCGGCATGCGGGAAAGCGGCGACGGCGCGACCATCGCCCAGACCGGCAACAACGGCTCCAAGGCCGTCACCCCGAACGGCCCCGCCGACAAGGCCGGCCTCCGCCCCGGCGACACCATCACCAAGCTCGACGACACGGTGGTCGACAGCGGCCCCACCCTCATCAGCGAGATCTGGCAACACAAGCCCGGCGACGACGTCACCCTCACCTACAAGCGTGACGGCAAGGAGCACACCGCCCATGTCACCCTGGGCCAGCGCACGGGCGACAAGTGA